In the Bicyclus anynana chromosome 6, ilBicAnyn1.1, whole genome shotgun sequence genome, one interval contains:
- the LOC112049208 gene encoding uncharacterized protein LOC112049208 yields MRNYKRKTDRGTQSVELMQRAAHLVLHENKSLREVCRNFELSKTSLTRFIKRIKDDPVNLRFGYGTPRQIFNTEQEVCLTEYLLKLAQIFHGIGPKEVRRMAYDCAIKYKISIPNTWHTNKMAGKEWMSAFLTRNTRLSIRKPEATSLSRATSFNKTNVHDFFSKLAEVMDRFKFTASSIWNADETGVSTVTKPSKIIAAKGKRNVGSVTSGERGTNITLLVAVSATGSSIPPMFIFPRKKFQDHFIRDGPTGCIGAGNSSGWITNDEFFIFIQHFINNVRPNKESPVLLVLDNHSSHLSVPTLDLAKENGVVMLSFPPHCSHKLQPLDVAVYGPFKRYVSSAQDAWMRNNAGKTMTIYDIPGIVRTALPLALTQNNIMSGFEKTGIFPYNENKFDDADFAPSYVTDRPMGNDESEPQPSTSSAYFPPLLSNTQPSTSSDSLPPTSPDIGETLINPQGNFSPEAVRPLPKAGPRSQL; encoded by the coding sequence ATGCGAAACTATAAAAGAAAAACAGATCGTGGCACTCAATCCGTGGAATTGATGCAACGTGCAGCACATTTAGTTTTACATGAAAACAAGTCATTAAGAGAGGTATGTCGGAATTTTGAATTAAGTAAAACTTCATTAACAAGATTTATTAAACGAATCAAGGATGATCCTGTAAATTTGAGATTTGGCTATGGTACTCCAAGGCAGATATTTAATACAGAACAAGAAGTCTGTCTTACAGAATACTTGCTCAAACTTGCACAAATTTTTCATGGCATAGGTCCTAAAGAAGTTCGTCGCATGGCTTATGACTGTGcaatcaaatataaaataagcatACCAAACACATGGCACACAAACAAAATGGCTGGTAAAGAATGGATGTCCgcttttcttacaagaaatacTAGGCTTTCCATTAGAAAACCTGAAGCAACAAGCCTCAGCAGAGCTACGTCATTCAACAAAACTAATGTGCACGACTTTTTCTCAAAATTAGCAGAGGTCATGGATCGATTTAAATTTACAGCTTCTTCTATATGGAATGCAGATGAAACTGGTGTATCAACTGTCACCAAACCATCAAAAATAATTGCTGCAAAAGGAAAGCGAAATGTTGGATCTGTAACATCAGGTGAACGTGGAACTAATATAACTCTATTAGTCGCGGTCTCAGCTACAGGTTCATCCATTCCACCAATGTTTATATTTCCTCGCAAAAAGTTTCAAGACCATTTTATTCGAGATGGCCCTACTGGTTGCATTGGTGCTGGAAATTCTAGCGGCTGGATTACTAATGATGAGTTTTTTATATTCATCCagcattttattaataacgtCAGGCCTAATAAAGAATCACCAGTTCTGTTGGTTTTAGACAACCACTCTTCACACTTATCTGTGCCTACACTAGACCTAGCTAAAGAAAATGGTGTGGTGATGCTTTCTTTTCCTCCTCATTGCTCTCACAAATTACAACCACTTGACGTGGCGGTATACGGACCTTTTAAAAGATATGTGTCTTCAGCTCAAGATGCATGGATGCGGAATAATGCTGGGAAGACAATGACGATATATGATATCCCTGGAATCGTTCGCACTGCTTTACCTTTAGCTTTGACACAAAATAACATAATGAGTGGATTTGAAAAAACTGGCATATTTCCCTACAACGAAAATAAGTTTGACGACGCTGATTTTGCACCAAGCTATGTCACGGATCGTCCTATGGGAAATGACGAAAGTGAGCCACAGCCATCAACATCTTCAGCTTATTTTCCACCACTATTGTCAAACACACAACCTTCAACATCATCGGATTCGCTACCACCAACATCGCCTGACATTGGTGAAACATTGATCAATCCTCAGGGAAACTTTTCTCCCGAAGCCGTAAGACCGCTACCGAAAGCTGGCCCACGAAGTCAGCTATAA